One stretch of Natronobacterium gregoryi SP2 DNA includes these proteins:
- a CDS encoding NADH-quinone oxidoreductase subunit D, translating into MSETPQRERPSIDPEYDHLRKESVDEATLEELLSEYVLGRDDHENAPAFVIRPTDVQEVLRVLREEAGFDHLSCITSQEYEDRFESILHLTKYDRRTHEVSLVVQLPRDDPVCQSAEPVFRTADWHEREAYDLVGIEYEGHPDLRRILLPESWQGHPLSLDYDQNKPQVIRYAEHANPLAESRRVGESETMLLNIGPHHPATHGVLHLRTILDGETVADVDPDVGYLHRCEEQMCQQGTYRHQIIPYSNRWDYTANLPNEWAVARVIEDVADIEVPEYAQVLRTMATELGRMLGHFLALGTFALDVYGEFTAIFQYAFRDREVVQDILEDLTGQRMMFYYFRLGGVCWDLPEPREEFLEKTRDFLDELPAKLDEYHDLIVTNEIFQLRTVNTGVLEPEVAKDYGVTGPVARGSGIDYDVRRDDPYGYYENVEWDVVTRNGCDNHARVLCRMQEVEESAKIVQQCLDLLEDWPEDERTVQSNVPRTLKPDADTETYRAVESAKGELGIYLRSDGTNSPARFKIRSPCFHNLSALPEMAEGEYVPDLIASLGSLDIVLGSVDR; encoded by the coding sequence ATGAGCGAGACACCACAGCGCGAGCGACCGAGTATCGATCCCGAGTACGATCACCTCCGGAAAGAGAGCGTAGACGAGGCCACACTCGAGGAGTTGTTGTCGGAGTACGTTCTCGGACGGGACGACCACGAGAACGCACCCGCGTTCGTTATCCGGCCGACCGACGTTCAGGAGGTCCTGCGGGTGCTGCGCGAGGAGGCAGGGTTCGATCATCTCTCGTGTATCACGTCCCAGGAGTACGAGGATCGTTTCGAGTCGATCCTCCACCTGACGAAGTACGACCGGCGCACCCACGAGGTGTCGCTGGTCGTCCAACTGCCACGGGACGACCCGGTCTGCCAGAGCGCCGAACCCGTCTTCCGGACCGCAGACTGGCACGAACGGGAAGCCTACGATCTCGTCGGCATCGAGTACGAGGGACATCCTGACCTGCGGCGGATTCTGTTGCCAGAGTCGTGGCAGGGCCACCCGCTCTCGCTGGACTACGATCAGAACAAGCCACAGGTAATCCGGTATGCCGAACACGCGAATCCGCTCGCGGAGAGTCGGAGAGTCGGGGAGTCGGAGACGATGTTGCTCAACATCGGCCCTCACCACCCAGCGACTCACGGTGTACTCCACCTCAGGACGATCCTCGACGGCGAGACCGTCGCCGACGTCGATCCTGACGTCGGTTACCTCCATCGCTGCGAGGAACAGATGTGCCAGCAGGGGACCTACCGCCACCAGATCATTCCCTACTCGAACCGGTGGGACTACACGGCGAACCTGCCCAACGAGTGGGCGGTCGCCCGCGTGATCGAGGACGTCGCCGACATCGAAGTCCCCGAGTACGCCCAGGTCCTGCGGACGATGGCGACGGAACTGGGTCGCATGCTCGGCCACTTCCTCGCGCTCGGTACCTTCGCGCTCGACGTCTACGGCGAGTTCACCGCCATCTTCCAGTACGCCTTCAGGGATCGAGAGGTCGTCCAGGACATCTTAGAGGACCTGACAGGGCAGCGGATGATGTTCTACTACTTTCGGCTCGGCGGCGTCTGCTGGGACCTGCCCGAACCCCGCGAGGAGTTTCTCGAGAAGACCCGAGACTTCCTCGACGAACTGCCGGCGAAACTCGACGAGTACCACGACCTCATCGTCACCAACGAAATCTTCCAGCTTCGAACCGTCAACACGGGCGTCCTCGAGCCGGAAGTGGCCAAAGACTACGGCGTTACGGGACCAGTCGCCCGTGGATCGGGGATCGACTACGACGTCCGGCGGGACGATCCGTACGGCTACTACGAGAACGTAGAGTGGGACGTCGTCACCCGTAACGGCTGTGACAACCACGCTCGCGTCCTCTGTCGCATGCAGGAGGTCGAGGAGTCGGCCAAAATCGTCCAACAGTGTCTCGACTTGCTCGAGGACTGGCCGGAAGACGAACGCACGGTCCAGAGCAACGTCCCGCGGACGCTGAAGCCGGACGCCGACACGGAGACGTATCGCGCAGTCGAGTCCGCGAAGGGCGAACTCGGGATCTACCTTCGCTCGGACGGCACTAACTCGCCGGCCCGGTTCAAGATCCGTAGCCCGTGTTTCCACAACCTCTCGGCGCTGCCCGAGATGGCCGAAGGCGAGTACGTCCCCGACCTGATCGCATCGCTGGGGAGCCTCGATATCGTCCTGGGGAGCGTCGACCGCTGA